From Microlunatus capsulatus, a single genomic window includes:
- a CDS encoding HD domain-containing protein, with product MAGQRDGDLVRAHAGSRAEVGPGPVVHRELREQRERELLRPGATLAVGAGHRAVPEAPDPERTCFERDRDRIVHSAAFRRLAGKTQVVVHPSDHQRTRLTHALEVAQVATSIARGAGVNVTLADAIALGHDCGHGPGGHASEDAFDTFLAEGYDHGPWGADVVLAGQNLCAETLDGIRNHSWSRPAPRTVEGEIVSWADRIAYCAHDLEDAVHAGIVDLADLPAAVADVAGRTRREQLSTFVRAVVRGVAEHGEVGMPAAEAEALAALRAFNYERIYVRPESLAQSRAVVDVLRALVEFYVEQPAALPDTVVPVPGPAGDDALRTALTYVAGMTDRYAFAMAEHHLGWPPERLPRGIDDPR from the coding sequence ATGGCCGGCCAGCGCGACGGCGACCTCGTCCGCGCGCACGCCGGCTCGCGGGCCGAGGTGGGCCCCGGGCCCGTCGTCCACCGCGAGCTGCGGGAGCAGCGCGAGCGCGAGCTGCTGCGGCCGGGGGCGACGCTCGCCGTCGGCGCGGGGCACCGGGCGGTGCCCGAGGCGCCCGACCCGGAGCGGACCTGCTTTGAGCGCGACCGCGACCGGATCGTCCACTCGGCGGCGTTCCGCCGGCTGGCCGGCAAGACCCAGGTCGTCGTGCACCCCAGCGACCACCAGCGCACCCGGCTCACGCACGCCCTGGAGGTCGCCCAGGTCGCCACCTCCATCGCCCGCGGCGCCGGGGTCAACGTCACCCTGGCCGACGCCATCGCCCTCGGCCACGACTGCGGCCACGGGCCCGGTGGGCACGCCAGCGAGGACGCCTTCGACACGTTCCTCGCCGAGGGCTACGACCACGGGCCCTGGGGCGCCGACGTCGTGCTCGCCGGCCAGAACCTCTGCGCCGAGACCCTCGACGGGATCCGGAACCACTCGTGGTCGCGGCCGGCGCCCCGCACCGTCGAGGGCGAGATCGTCAGCTGGGCCGACCGGATCGCCTACTGCGCCCACGACCTCGAGGACGCCGTGCACGCCGGCATCGTCGACCTCGCGGACCTGCCGGCGGCCGTCGCCGACGTGGCCGGGCGGACCCGTCGCGAGCAGCTCAGCACCTTCGTCCGGGCCGTCGTCCGCGGGGTCGCCGAGCACGGCGAGGTCGGGATGCCGGCGGCGGAGGCCGAGGCGCTGGCCGCGCTGCGCGCCTTCAACTACGAGCGGATCTACGTCCGGCCCGAGTCGCTGGCCCAGTCCCGCGCCGTCGTCGACGTGCTCCGGGCCCTCGTCGAGTTCTACGTCGAGCAGCCGGCGGCGCTGCCCGACACCGTCGTCCCGGTGCCGGGACCGGCGGGCGACGACGCCCTGCGGACGGCGCTCACCTACGTGGCCGGGATGACCGACCGCTACGCCTTCGCCATGGCCGAGCACCACCTGGGCTGGCCGCCCGAGCGGCTGCCGCGGGGCATCGACGACCCGCGCTGA
- the dusB gene encoding tRNA dihydrouridine synthase DusB, with product MLTEVRDRSSLPEPVEGPSTGSGHGRSTGSGRGGLTIGSITVPTPVVLAPMAGVTNAAYRQLCREQGAGLYVCEMITSRGVVARDRKTLQMLQFDPGETVRSVQLYGVDPVIMARATEILITEHGVGHVDLNFGCPVPKVTRKGGGAALPWKRDRLRMILDATVAAAGRHGVPVTIKTRIGIDRDHQTYLDAGRIAEESGVAAIALHGRTAQQAYAGEADWSTIAALKEHVSIPVLGNGDIWEASDALAMVERTGADGVVIGRGCLGRPWLFRDLADAFAGRATRTLPSLGEVAAMVRRHAELLVGLSDERYGLTELRKHMAWYLKGFPVGSDTRRALGLVSSFADLDDALARLDPDAPFPVTELGSPRGRQGSPRDKVALPEHWLDDTSGVDLDMADAEQGVSGG from the coding sequence ATGCTGACCGAGGTCCGGGACCGCTCGTCGCTGCCTGAGCCCGTCGAAGGCCCTTCGACGGGCTCAGGGCACGGCCGCTCGACGGGCTCAGGGCGCGGGGGGCTGACGATCGGCTCGATCACCGTCCCGACGCCGGTGGTGCTGGCGCCGATGGCGGGGGTCACCAACGCCGCCTACCGCCAGCTCTGCCGCGAGCAGGGTGCGGGGCTGTACGTGTGCGAGATGATCACCAGCCGCGGCGTCGTCGCGCGGGACCGGAAAACCCTGCAGATGCTGCAGTTCGACCCGGGTGAGACGGTGCGCTCGGTCCAGCTCTACGGCGTCGACCCGGTGATCATGGCCCGGGCGACGGAGATCTTGATCACCGAGCACGGCGTCGGCCACGTCGACCTCAACTTCGGCTGCCCGGTGCCCAAGGTGACCCGCAAGGGCGGCGGCGCCGCCCTGCCCTGGAAGCGGGACCGGCTGCGGATGATCTTGGACGCCACCGTCGCGGCCGCGGGGCGGCACGGGGTTCCCGTGACGATCAAGACCCGGATCGGCATCGACCGGGACCACCAGACCTACCTCGACGCCGGCCGGATCGCGGAGGAGAGCGGCGTCGCCGCCATCGCCCTGCACGGCCGCACCGCCCAGCAGGCCTACGCAGGGGAGGCGGACTGGTCGACGATCGCCGCCCTCAAGGAGCACGTCTCCATCCCGGTGCTGGGCAACGGCGACATCTGGGAGGCCTCCGACGCGCTCGCCATGGTGGAGCGCACCGGTGCCGACGGCGTCGTCATCGGCCGCGGCTGCCTCGGCCGCCCCTGGCTGTTCCGCGACCTCGCCGACGCCTTCGCCGGCCGCGCCACCCGCACCCTGCCCTCGCTCGGCGAGGTGGCGGCGATGGTCCGCCGGCACGCCGAGCTGCTGGTCGGGCTCAGCGACGAGCGCTACGGGCTGACCGAGCTGCGCAAGCACATGGCCTGGTACCTCAAGGGGTTCCCGGTGGGCAGCGACACCCGGCGCGCCCTCGGCCTGGTCAGCTCCTTCGCCGACCTCGACGACGCCCTCGCCCGCCTCGACCCCGACGCGCCCTTCCCGGTCACCGAGCTCGGCAGCCCCCGCGGCCGCCAGGGCAGCCCCCGGGACAAGGTGGCGCTGCCCGAGCACTGGCTGGACGACACCTCCGGCGTCGACCTGGACATGGCCGACGCGGAGCAGGGCGTCTCGGGTGGCTGA
- a CDS encoding glycine--tRNA ligase, whose amino-acid sequence MAPSSRLDNVISLCKRRGFVFPSGEIYGGTRSAWDYGPLGVELKENIKKQWWRTVVTSRDDVVGLDSSVILPKKVWVASGHVGVFTDPLVECLHCHKRFREDHLQEDFAERKGLGDPDAVALTEVPCPNCGTRGQWTEPRDFNMMLKTHLGVIEDESGLHYLRPETAQGIFVNFANVVQVTRKKPPFGIGQVGKSFRNEITPGNFIFRTREFEQMEMEFFVAPGSDEEWHQYWIDERTRWYTDLGIAAENLRHFEHPQEKLSHYSKRTVDIEYKFGFTGSEWGELEGIANRTDFDLRTHSEHSGTDLSYFDQASGERYLPYVIEPAAGLTRSLMAFLVEAYTEDEAPNTKGGVDKRTVLRLDPRLSPVKVAVLPLSRNEALSPKARGLATALRKHWNVDFDDAQAIGRRYRRQDEIGTPFCITVDFDTLEDDAVTIRERDTMAQERVALSQVESYLGARLLGC is encoded by the coding sequence GTGGCCCCGTCCAGCCGTCTCGACAACGTCATCAGCCTGTGCAAGCGACGGGGGTTCGTCTTCCCGTCCGGCGAGATCTACGGCGGCACCCGCTCCGCCTGGGACTACGGGCCCCTGGGCGTCGAGCTCAAGGAGAACATCAAGAAGCAGTGGTGGCGCACCGTGGTCACCAGCCGCGACGACGTCGTCGGCCTCGACTCCTCGGTCATCCTGCCCAAGAAGGTCTGGGTCGCCTCGGGCCACGTCGGCGTCTTCACCGACCCGCTGGTGGAGTGCCTGCACTGCCACAAGCGCTTCCGCGAGGACCACCTGCAGGAGGACTTCGCCGAGCGCAAGGGCCTCGGCGACCCCGACGCCGTCGCCCTCACCGAGGTGCCGTGCCCCAACTGCGGCACCCGCGGCCAGTGGACCGAGCCGCGCGACTTCAACATGATGCTCAAGACCCACCTCGGCGTCATCGAGGACGAGTCCGGGCTGCACTACCTGCGGCCCGAGACGGCGCAGGGCATCTTCGTCAACTTCGCCAACGTCGTGCAGGTGACCCGGAAGAAGCCGCCGTTCGGCATCGGCCAGGTGGGCAAGTCGTTCCGCAACGAGATCACGCCGGGCAACTTCATCTTCCGCACCCGCGAGTTCGAGCAGATGGAGATGGAGTTCTTCGTCGCCCCGGGCAGCGATGAGGAGTGGCACCAGTACTGGATCGACGAGCGGACCCGCTGGTACACCGACCTGGGCATCGCCGCCGAGAACCTGCGGCACTTCGAGCACCCGCAGGAGAAGCTGTCGCACTACTCCAAGCGGACCGTGGACATCGAGTACAAGTTCGGCTTCACCGGCAGCGAGTGGGGCGAGCTCGAGGGCATCGCCAACCGCACCGACTTCGACCTCAGGACCCACAGCGAGCACTCCGGCACCGACCTGTCCTACTTCGACCAGGCCTCCGGCGAGCGCTACCTGCCCTACGTCATCGAGCCGGCGGCCGGCCTGACGCGCTCCCTGATGGCCTTCCTCGTCGAGGCCTACACCGAGGACGAGGCGCCCAACACCAAGGGCGGCGTCGACAAGCGGACCGTGCTCCGGCTCGACCCGCGGCTCTCCCCGGTCAAGGTCGCGGTGCTGCCGCTGTCCCGGAACGAGGCCCTCTCGCCCAAGGCGCGCGGCCTGGCCACCGCCCTGCGCAAGCACTGGAATGTCGACTTCGACGACGCCCAGGCGATCGGGCGGCGCTACCGCCGCCAGGACGAGATCGGCACGCCGTTCTGCATCACCGTCGACTTCGACACCCTCGAGGACGACGCCGTCACCATCCGCGAGCGGGACACCATGGCGCAGGAGCGCGTGGCGCTGTCCCAGGTCGAGTCCTACCTCGGGGCCCGGCTCCTCGGATGCTGA
- a CDS encoding antibiotic biosynthesis monooxygenase family protein has protein sequence MIVLSRFRVDAAAEATFLPQAEAAIAVLSRRDGLLSLDFGRNLDEPELWTITTRWADVGSYRRALSGIESKSVVVPLLSLAVDEPSAYESPELVGENWARGASRPG, from the coding sequence ATGATCGTGCTCAGCCGCTTCCGCGTCGACGCCGCCGCCGAGGCCACCTTCCTCCCGCAGGCCGAGGCGGCCATCGCCGTGCTGAGCCGTCGCGACGGCCTGCTGTCGCTGGACTTCGGCCGCAACCTCGACGAGCCGGAGCTGTGGACCATCACCACCCGCTGGGCCGACGTCGGCTCCTACCGCCGCGCCCTCAGCGGGATCGAGTCCAAGAGCGTCGTGGTGCCGCTGCTCTCGCTCGCCGTCGACGAGCCGTCGGCCTACGAGAGCCCCGAGCTGGTGGGGGAGAACTGGGCCCGCGGCGCGTCCCGGCCCGGCTGA
- a CDS encoding SDR family NAD(P)-dependent oxidoreductase yields MPPAPVLPDLADRTVLVTGANAGLGYFATEQLAAAGARVLMACRSAERADRAVAAVRARVPDARLDVLSLDLADLDSVAACARSVDVGLDAVLCNAGLTSTDGRATTAQGLELMMGGNAFAHLALVAGLADRLRSGARVVSVGSIASRWSPVDLDDLQAERDFRSFRQYGRSKTATTALAFTLDRRWRAAGRDAVALAAHPGFAVDVLTPARPGVVEPSPRARSLARPARLLVQGKDAGAWPLVHACVGAGVHGGEYWGPGGVQELVGPPAPARARDHVRDVATGERLWAAVERATGVSLDALA; encoded by the coding sequence GTGCCCCCCGCTCCCGTGCTGCCCGACCTCGCCGACCGCACCGTCCTCGTCACCGGCGCCAACGCCGGTCTCGGCTACTTCGCCACCGAGCAGCTGGCCGCCGCCGGCGCCCGCGTGCTGATGGCCTGCCGCTCCGCCGAGCGCGCGGACCGCGCCGTCGCCGCGGTCCGGGCCCGGGTGCCGGACGCCCGGCTCGACGTGCTGAGCCTCGACCTCGCCGACCTGGACAGCGTGGCCGCCTGCGCCCGCTCCGTCGACGTCGGGCTGGACGCCGTGCTGTGCAACGCCGGCCTCACCAGCACCGACGGGCGGGCGACGACGGCGCAGGGGCTGGAGCTGATGATGGGCGGCAACGCCTTCGCCCACCTGGCGCTGGTGGCGGGGCTCGCCGACCGGCTGCGGTCCGGGGCCCGGGTGGTGAGCGTCGGCTCGATCGCCTCCCGCTGGTCACCGGTGGACCTCGACGACCTGCAGGCCGAGCGCGACTTCCGCTCGTTCCGCCAGTACGGCCGCTCCAAGACCGCGACCACGGCGCTGGCCTTCACCCTGGACCGGCGGTGGCGGGCCGCCGGCCGCGACGCCGTGGCCCTGGCCGCGCACCCGGGCTTCGCCGTCGACGTCCTGACGCCCGCGCGGCCCGGCGTGGTGGAGCCCTCCCCGCGCGCGCGTTCCCTGGCCCGGCCGGCCCGGCTGCTGGTGCAGGGCAAGGACGCCGGGGCCTGGCCGCTCGTGCACGCGTGCGTGGGGGCGGGCGTCCACGGGGGCGAGTACTGGGGGCCGGGCGGGGTGCAGGAGCTGGTCGGCCCGCCCGCGCCGGCCCGCGCGCGCGACCACGTCCGCGACGTCGCCACGGGCGAGCGGCTCTGGGCGGCGGTCGAGCGCGCCACCGGGGTCTCCCTCGACGCGCTGGCCTGA
- a CDS encoding glycoside hydrolase domain-containing protein, with amino-acid sequence MIEHVDPFLGSAATALPPPTGLAATWWWPKPQVGNTHPGAVHPFGMVSACAYSGAYPTGYGQYELNTEGVPPQLFDRLQASGFTHFQQSGTGAIRKYYNYLRVTPMLEPLDALGTAWELREERAEPGYYAATLSSGIRAELTVGPKSAVHRYTFPAHQDARLVVDLSAGGLAIPYGATVPLRAHLEALGPGVAQAEIVVEGAPLAVHLEADVGDWRQLLWYDRRLMPGGTRLDFDRIRPTTLRPFGLMWRGDTEPGQVLELRFGFSLRGVEQAQANLLADTTPAPASAPSACATTTSFDDRHAATSARWRHDLGRIRIETPSADRQRIFSTALYHALVKPCFAPDESPFWPTDGPFVFDLCTLWDMYRTQLPLITALFPERAVELANALLYVCEEEGNLPIGYRMAKGTDRFSRQGSALAQTFLADLSQLGLEGVDWDWALVHMDTDLRRGYGEEFLLRGVAHPVTHTLDLAFGYHCTARVARHVGDMALAEQCEALAGQWVNAFDPATGLLVDSSYYEGGRWNYSFRVLHDMAARVALAGGEEAFTALLDAFFGYGAEPVRQVGERPGVEELLAGYALDRFEGLNNEPDMEVPWAYHYVGRPDRTAEVVHAAVHQMFGVGRGGLPGNDDSGGLSSWYVWASLGLFPVAGQSLYLLGPPSFARSRIQLGAEELAVETTGFVEPVAGGPVQYVQSVTFDGRPVEQTWLTARELHRGGRLVVALGPEPSTWGTTTRPPSVSGPGASAPGAGPAVPRDPAG; translated from the coding sequence GTGATCGAGCACGTCGACCCGTTCCTGGGCTCCGCCGCGACCGCGCTCCCCCCGCCCACGGGCCTGGCCGCGACCTGGTGGTGGCCCAAGCCGCAGGTGGGCAACACCCACCCGGGCGCGGTGCACCCGTTCGGGATGGTGTCCGCGTGCGCCTACTCCGGCGCCTACCCGACCGGCTACGGGCAGTACGAGCTGAACACCGAGGGCGTGCCGCCGCAGCTCTTCGACCGTCTGCAGGCCTCGGGCTTCACCCACTTCCAGCAGTCCGGCACGGGCGCCATCCGCAAGTACTACAACTACCTCCGGGTGACCCCGATGCTGGAGCCGCTCGACGCGCTGGGCACCGCGTGGGAGCTGCGCGAGGAGCGGGCCGAGCCCGGCTACTACGCGGCGACCCTGTCCTCGGGCATCCGCGCCGAGCTCACCGTCGGGCCGAAGAGCGCCGTCCACCGCTACACGTTCCCGGCCCACCAGGACGCCCGGCTCGTCGTCGACCTCTCCGCCGGCGGGTTGGCCATCCCCTACGGCGCGACCGTCCCGCTCCGCGCGCACCTGGAGGCCCTCGGCCCCGGCGTCGCGCAGGCCGAGATCGTCGTCGAGGGCGCCCCGCTGGCCGTGCACCTGGAGGCCGACGTCGGCGACTGGCGCCAGCTGCTCTGGTACGACCGCCGGCTGATGCCGGGCGGCACCCGGCTGGACTTCGACCGGATCCGGCCGACGACGCTGCGCCCGTTCGGGCTGATGTGGCGCGGCGACACCGAACCCGGCCAGGTCCTGGAGCTGCGCTTCGGCTTCTCCCTCCGGGGCGTCGAGCAGGCCCAGGCGAACCTGCTGGCCGACACCACGCCCGCCCCGGCGAGCGCGCCCTCGGCCTGCGCGACGACCACCAGCTTCGACGACCGGCACGCCGCCACCTCGGCCCGCTGGCGCCACGACCTCGGCCGGATCCGCATCGAGACGCCGTCGGCGGACCGCCAGCGGATCTTCTCTACAGCGCTCTACCACGCGCTCGTCAAGCCCTGCTTCGCGCCGGACGAGAGCCCGTTCTGGCCGACGGACGGACCCTTCGTCTTCGACCTCTGCACCCTCTGGGACATGTACCGCACGCAGCTGCCGCTGATCACGGCGCTGTTCCCCGAGCGCGCCGTCGAGCTGGCCAACGCCCTCCTCTACGTGTGCGAGGAGGAGGGGAACCTGCCCATCGGCTACCGGATGGCCAAGGGCACCGACCGGTTCTCCCGGCAGGGCAGCGCGCTGGCCCAGACCTTCCTGGCCGACCTCAGCCAGCTGGGGCTCGAGGGCGTCGACTGGGACTGGGCGCTGGTGCACATGGACACCGACCTGCGCCGCGGCTACGGCGAGGAGTTCCTGCTCCGCGGCGTGGCCCACCCCGTCACCCACACCCTCGACCTGGCCTTCGGCTACCACTGCACCGCGCGGGTCGCCCGCCACGTCGGCGACATGGCCCTCGCCGAGCAGTGCGAGGCGCTGGCCGGCCAGTGGGTCAACGCCTTCGACCCCGCGACCGGGCTGCTCGTCGACTCCTCCTACTACGAGGGCGGCCGCTGGAACTACTCCTTCCGGGTGCTGCACGACATGGCGGCCCGGGTCGCGCTGGCCGGCGGCGAGGAGGCCTTCACCGCCCTGCTCGACGCCTTCTTCGGCTACGGCGCCGAGCCCGTCCGCCAGGTCGGCGAGCGGCCGGGCGTCGAGGAGCTGCTGGCCGGCTACGCGCTCGACCGCTTCGAGGGCCTCAACAACGAGCCGGACATGGAGGTGCCCTGGGCCTACCACTACGTCGGCCGCCCGGACCGCACCGCCGAGGTGGTGCACGCCGCCGTCCACCAGATGTTCGGCGTCGGCCGGGGCGGGCTGCCCGGCAACGACGACTCCGGCGGGCTCAGCTCCTGGTACGTCTGGGCCAGCCTGGGGCTGTTCCCCGTGGCCGGCCAGTCGCTGTACCTGCTGGGGCCGCCGTCGTTCGCCCGGTCGCGGATCCAGCTGGGCGCCGAGGAGCTCGCCGTCGAGACGACGGGCTTCGTCGAGCCCGTCGCCGGCGGCCCGGTGCAGTACGTCCAGTCCGTCACCTTCGACGGCCGCCCCGTCGAGCAGACCTGGCTGACCGCCCGCGAGCTGCACCGCGGCGGCCGGCTGGTCGTCGCGCTGGGCCCCGAGCCGTCGACCTGGGGCACCACCACCCGGCCGCCCTCGGTGTCGGGACCCGGCGCCTCCGCCCCCGGCGCCGGACCCGCCGTCCCGCGCGACCCCGCCGGCTGA
- a CDS encoding glycosyltransferase, which produces MNRRPRRDLPPRRRLVLVVRADPVICGHSGEARNLAEAALLRGFTEVRIITWPLDRLVETGLPLKPLDGVSPYSVGIEVERPAPVGDYKVPDGRYLAGLVGRLVELFTDGVPTVAMSLYLSPHTVAVSDAVRVARATGLPVDVTTVAEAVGSDVTNVVRSCVAEGRFGAAAHVLTAYLSADVPVAVSAYTRDLVIASAEAVDAAHGTRFAPQCRERVAISYPAVNTADYLDPDLDRFAATLQRRGLHRNGYVLFLSRLAHAKGVDELIAGFAASERCRGLTLVVAGNGPEAEHLHRVAAASPAADRIRFLDDVDDDEKPDLMAGCAAFVLPSKPRPEFVETFGIALVEKMLAGGGPVITTDTGGIGEAVGEHALVVPVEDPAAIAAALDEALGLPEHEREALELRARDHALQFDRLRVFDLLLARVAPARVAALAGG; this is translated from the coding sequence ATGAACCGTCGACCCCGTCGCGACCTCCCCCCGCGCCGCCGCCTCGTGCTCGTCGTCCGTGCCGACCCGGTGATCTGCGGGCACTCCGGCGAGGCCCGCAACCTCGCCGAGGCCGCCCTGCTGCGCGGCTTCACCGAGGTTCGGATCATCACCTGGCCGCTGGACCGGCTGGTGGAGACCGGGCTGCCGCTGAAGCCGCTGGACGGCGTCAGCCCCTACAGCGTCGGCATCGAGGTGGAGCGGCCCGCGCCCGTCGGGGACTACAAGGTGCCGGACGGCCGCTACCTGGCCGGGCTGGTCGGCCGGCTGGTCGAGCTGTTCACCGACGGGGTGCCCACCGTCGCCATGTCGCTGTACCTGAGCCCGCACACCGTCGCCGTCAGCGACGCCGTCCGGGTGGCCCGGGCCACCGGGCTGCCGGTGGACGTGACGACGGTCGCCGAGGCCGTGGGCTCCGACGTCACCAACGTCGTCCGCTCCTGCGTGGCCGAGGGCCGCTTCGGCGCGGCCGCGCACGTGCTGACCGCCTACCTCTCCGCCGACGTGCCGGTCGCGGTCTCGGCGTACACCCGCGACCTCGTCATCGCCTCGGCCGAGGCCGTCGACGCCGCGCACGGCACCCGGTTCGCCCCGCAGTGCCGCGAACGGGTGGCGATCTCCTACCCGGCGGTCAACACCGCCGACTACCTCGACCCCGACCTCGACCGGTTCGCCGCGACCCTGCAGCGGCGCGGCCTGCACCGCAACGGCTACGTGCTGTTCCTGTCCCGGCTGGCGCACGCCAAGGGCGTCGACGAGCTCATCGCCGGGTTCGCGGCCAGCGAGCGCTGCCGCGGGCTCACCCTGGTCGTGGCCGGGAACGGGCCGGAGGCCGAGCACCTGCACCGCGTCGCGGCGGCCAGCCCGGCGGCGGACCGGATCCGCTTCCTCGACGACGTGGACGACGACGAGAAGCCCGACCTGATGGCGGGCTGCGCCGCCTTCGTGCTGCCCAGCAAGCCGCGGCCCGAGTTCGTCGAGACCTTCGGCATCGCCCTGGTGGAGAAGATGCTGGCCGGCGGCGGCCCGGTGATCACCACCGACACCGGCGGCATCGGCGAGGCCGTCGGCGAGCACGCGCTGGTCGTCCCCGTCGAGGACCCGGCGGCCATCGCCGCCGCCCTGGACGAGGCCCTCGGGCTGCCCGAGCACGAGCGCGAGGCGCTGGAGCTGCGGGCCCGCGACCACGCGCTGCAGTTCGACCGGCTGCGGGTCTTCGACCTGCTGCTGGCCCGGGTGGCCCCGGCCCGCGTCGCGGCTCTCGCGGGCGGCTGA
- a CDS encoding DUF6703 family protein: MPAGPATPTLRSSVERTTRPLLLRLHALPRPLVPLATVALVAIGVLAPLAVGLVALAGVALFVLWISYLSWPVVPTTGRVVRVVMVLLVVALALTRL; the protein is encoded by the coding sequence ATGCCCGCCGGTCCCGCCACCCCGACCCTGCGCAGCTCCGTGGAGCGCACGACGCGCCCGCTGCTGCTCCGGCTGCACGCCCTGCCCCGGCCGCTGGTCCCGCTCGCGACCGTCGCCCTCGTCGCGATCGGGGTGCTGGCCCCGCTGGCCGTCGGGCTGGTGGCGCTGGCCGGCGTCGCCCTGTTCGTGCTGTGGATCTCCTACCTCTCCTGGCCGGTGGTGCCCACCACGGGCCGGGTGGTGCGGGTCGTCATGGTCCTGCTCGTGGTCGCGCTGGCCCTCACCCGGCTGTGA
- a CDS encoding GAF domain-containing protein — protein sequence MTAPPSSPTGPVPAAPAATAAPAPAYAQVVGQIVDRYAEASATTSRLRLLLRESAAVVEELSLPSLHRRVVEAAHQLVALPAATLAVLDGDGAVVQLVQRDADEVVGCLPLDPAVAAGLAPGLGAAAPGHPARLAAGTLPAPWSDGGTAIAVHHRRDVLAVLLVAEPDGGLAADDEDLLLVLAASAGTALENARLYEEARRRQEWLQEAAELSSGTLAVVSEAEAVVLVARSVQKLADAELVAAWVPGGPDGALVPAATLGDRAEALGAAVLHRDDPLVADALAAGRGARRDAVDQPASAGLAALAGLDVGPVLVLPVTGGSGLTGLLVAGRHAGRPPFGDVDLDMAETFVGHVAMALELIRARAAHERVAQLEDRERIARDLHEHVASWLLATSLTVQRAAGASRELTVRRLLHEVVGDIDVTLRRLRDSIFQLGAEQPDTAPRRTGPA from the coding sequence ATGACGGCACCCCCCAGCAGCCCGACCGGCCCCGTCCCCGCCGCCCCTGCCGCCACCGCAGCACCCGCCCCGGCCTACGCGCAGGTCGTCGGCCAGATCGTCGACCGGTACGCCGAGGCCTCCGCCACGACCAGCCGCCTGCGCCTGCTGCTGCGGGAGAGCGCCGCGGTCGTCGAGGAGCTCTCCCTCCCCTCGCTGCACCGCCGGGTGGTCGAGGCCGCCCACCAGCTGGTCGCCCTGCCGGCCGCGACCCTCGCCGTCCTCGACGGCGACGGCGCCGTGGTGCAGCTCGTGCAGCGCGACGCCGACGAGGTCGTCGGCTGCCTGCCCCTCGACCCGGCCGTGGCGGCCGGGCTGGCCCCCGGGCTCGGAGCGGCCGCGCCCGGGCACCCCGCCCGGCTGGCCGCCGGCACCCTGCCCGCGCCCTGGTCCGACGGCGGGACGGCGATCGCCGTCCACCACCGCCGCGACGTGCTGGCTGTCCTGCTGGTGGCCGAGCCCGACGGCGGGCTGGCCGCCGACGACGAGGACCTGCTGCTGGTCCTGGCCGCCAGCGCGGGCACGGCGCTCGAGAACGCCCGGCTGTACGAGGAGGCCCGCCGCCGGCAGGAGTGGCTGCAGGAGGCCGCCGAGCTGAGCAGCGGCACGCTCGCCGTGGTCAGCGAGGCCGAGGCCGTCGTCCTGGTGGCCCGGAGCGTCCAGAAGCTCGCCGACGCCGAGCTGGTCGCGGCCTGGGTGCCCGGCGGCCCGGACGGCGCGCTGGTCCCGGCCGCCACCCTCGGGGACCGGGCGGAGGCGCTCGGGGCCGCCGTGCTGCACCGGGACGACCCGCTGGTGGCCGACGCCCTCGCCGCCGGCCGCGGCGCGCGACGCGACGCCGTCGACCAGCCGGCCTCGGCCGGTCTCGCCGCGCTGGCCGGGCTCGACGTCGGACCGGTGCTGGTGCTGCCGGTCACGGGCGGGTCCGGGCTGACGGGCCTGCTGGTCGCGGGACGGCACGCGGGGCGCCCGCCGTTCGGCGACGTCGACCTCGACATGGCCGAGACGTTCGTCGGCCACGTGGCGATGGCGCTGGAGCTCATCCGGGCCCGTGCGGCGCACGAGCGGGTCGCGCAGCTGGAGGACCGCGAGCGGATCGCCCGCGACCTGCACGAGCACGTCGCGTCCTGGCTGCTGGCCACCAGCCTCACCGTGCAGCGCGCGGCGGGCGCGAGCCGGGAGCTGACCGTCCGGCGGCTGCTGCACGAGGTCGTCGGGGACATCGACGTCACCCTGCGCCGGCTGCGCGACTCCATCTTCCAGCTGGGCGCCGAGCAGCCCGACACGGCTCCGAGGCGGACCGGCCCGGCCTGA